In Drosophila subpulchrella strain 33 F10 #4 breed RU33 chromosome 3R, RU_Dsub_v1.1 Primary Assembly, whole genome shotgun sequence, the following are encoded in one genomic region:
- the LOC119548783 gene encoding zinc finger protein 1 isoform X2, with protein sequence MSAAAFLRAASSSLEKTCRICHKAFANVYRLQRHMISHDESALLRKFKCKECDKAFKFKHHLKEHVRIHSGEKPFGCDNCGKRFSHSGSFSSHMTSKKCISMGLKLNNNRALLKRLEKSPGSGSSGSRRSPSDHGNGKLPEQPSLPGLPNPMIYFASDAQGQGGNAPPALFPPFHPTNYINAALMSFPNNFIAAAAGLDPRVHPYSIQRLLQLSAAGHQQQREEEREEQQQQQQEEEETPDEPKLVMDIDEPEAKEMVPTPGAAEEDTSIKREEIREASPAPESYLPSSQAIKQEQEPVNVTEEPQINLEEPPQAEQPADLRCSRCSKQFNHPTELVQHEKVLCGLIKEELEQHFQQQQQANSFALASASEEDDEDEEMEEEPRQESGERKVRVRTAINEEQQQQLKQHYSLNSRPSRDEFRMIAARLQLDPRVVQVWFQNNRSRERKMQSFQSNQGATPSAANESQTSLTREDQPLDLSVKRDPLTPKSESSPPYIAPPSGDALNPEAINLSRKFSTSASMSPASISPSSAAALYFGAAPPPSPPNSQLDATPRSGQPFPGLNPYMLPMPLPMEALFKMRPGGEYAPNHPLMNSIKLPDYRGTSLSPGGSEKRSWRDDDSRISHEDEFGGGVLMPPKPRRGKAETHGHAGDPDLPYVCDQCEKAFAKQSSLARHKYEHSGQRPYQCMDCPKAFKHKHHLTEHKRLHSGEKPFQCSKCLKRFSHSGSYSQHMNHRYSYCKPYRE encoded by the exons ATGTCGGCGGCCGCTTTTCTGCGCGCTGCTTCTTCTTCGCTGGAAAAG ACCTGCCGGATCTGCCACAAGGCCTTCGCGAATGTGTACCGCCTCCAGAGGCACATGATCAGTCACGATGAGAGCGCGCTCCTGCGGAAGTTCAAGTGCAAGGAGTGCGACAAGGCCTTCAAGTTCAAGCACCACCTAAAGGAGCACGTGCGGATCCACTCCGGCGAGAAGCCGTTTGGCTGCGACAACTGCGGCAAGCGGTTCTCGCACTCGGGCAGCTTCTCCTCGCACATGACTTCCAAGAAGTGCATCAGCATGGGCCTGAAGCTGAACAACAATCGTGCTTTGCTGAAGCGGCTGGAGAAGAGTCCCGGCTCGGGGTCGTCGGGATCCCGCCGTTCGCCCTCCGATCACGGCAACGGAAAGCTGCCGGAGCAGCCTTCGCTGCCGGGATTGCCCAATCCCATGATCTATTTTGCCAGCGATGCCCAGGGTCAAGGTGGAAATGCGCCACCTGCGCTCTTCCCACCTTTCCACCCCACGAACTACATAAACGCTGCCCTCATGTCCTTCCCCAACAACTTTATTGCAGCAGCAGCCGGCCTGGACCCTCGGGTTCATCCCTACAGCATCCAGAGATTGCTGCAACTCTCGGCAGCTGGTCACCAGCAGCAGAGGGAGGAGGAGCgagaggagcagcagcagcagcagcaggaggaggaggagaccCCCGATGAGCCCAAGCTGGTGATGGACATCGATGAGCCGGAGGCCAAAGAAATGGTTCCCACGCCAGGTGCCGCGGAGGAAGACACATCCATCAAGCGGGAGGAGATTAGGGAAGCCTCTCCCGCTCCAGAGAGCTATCTGCCTTCCTCCCAGGCCATCAAACAGGAGCAGGAGCCCGTGAATGTCACAGAAGAACCTCAAATCAACCTGGAAGAACCCCCCCAGGCAGAGCAACCCGCTGATCTGCGCTGCAGTCGCTGCTCCAAGCAGTTCAATCATCCCACAGAGCTGGTGCAACACGAGAAGGTCCTCTGTGGTTTGATCAAGGAGGAGTTGGAGCAACAtttccagcagcagcagcaggcaaACTCTTTCGCCTTGGCCTCCGCCAGCGAAGAAgacgacgaggacgaggagaTGGAAGAGGAACCCAGGCAGGAGAGTGGCGAGCGCAAGGTCCGTGTGCGTACGGCCATTAacgaggagcagcagcagcagttgaAGCAGCACTACTCCCTCAACTCACGACCCAGTCGCGATGAGTTCCGAATGATCGCTGCCCGCCTGCAGCTAGATCCACGGGTGGTTCAAGTCTGGTTCCAAAACAATCGCTCCAGGGAGCGCAAAATGCAAAGCTTCCAGAGCAACCAAGGCGCCACACCATCGGCGGCCAATGAGTCGCAGACGTCGTTAACCCGTGAGGATCAGCCTCTGGATTTGTCCGTGAAGAGAGATCCCCTCACACCCAAAAGTGAGAGCTCGCCTCCGTACATAGCTCCTCCGTCGGGAGATGCCCTAAATCCAGAAGCCATTAACTTGAGCAGGAAGTTCTCCACATCGGCATCGATGTCACCAGCCTCGATTTCACCCTCATCCGCGGCAGCCTTGTATTTTGGAGCTGCCCCGCCGCCTTCGCCGCCGAACAGTCAACTGGATGCCACTCCTCGGAGCGGCCAGCCCTTCCCGGGATTGAACCCCTACATGCTGCCCATGCCGCTGCCCATGGAGGCGCTGTTCAAAATGCGTCCGGGTGGCGAGTACGCTCCGAACCATCCCCTGATGAACAGTATTAAGCTGCCCGACTACCGGGGAACCAGTCTGAGTCCCGGAGGATCGGAGAAGCGATCGTGGCGGGACGACGACTCGCGCATCTCGCACGAGGATGAGTTCGGGGGCGGTGTGCTGATGCCGCCGAAGCCCAGGCGCGGCAAGGCGGAGACCCACGGGCACGCAGGTGATCCCGACCTGCCCTACGTGTGCGATCAGTGCGAAAAGGCCTTCGCCAAGCAGAGTTCGCTGGCGCGACACAAATACGAGCATTCCG GTCAACGACCCTACCAGTGCATGGACTGCCCGAAGGCCTTCAAGCACAAGCACCACCTCACGGAGCACAAGCGTCTGCACAGCGGCGAGAAGCCCTTCCAGTGCTCCAAGTGCCTGAAGCGATTCTCGCACTCGGGCAGCTACAGCCAGCACATGAACCACCGGTACTCCTACTGCAAGCCCTACAGGGAATAG
- the LOC119548783 gene encoding zinc finger protein 1 isoform X1, which yields MLSCLAPSSSRFGQEDTIIQQSMPSTTAFTMQFPSLASTLLHHNQSPKHSNPGSTGIQDAHPNQPGAAADAFLVKCTQCHKRFTEFQSLSEHIASEHPHDKLNCGAAQPESDAEDEQSNISGSSRRYTKSPVTSSNNNNNIGNSNNQSSNNNNSELAKNHNNTNKMSPMCSPGSLTPGDLFAQLQHPPPQLPPHLHAQFMAAAASLAMQSARSASSPNQQHQQQQQQQQQLQQQQHQQLQHQQMAMQQLLPPQLPPGSNSSVGSNSAYDLDLSAPRSTSSPGSTTGDLSGSYPCMQCTASFASREQLEQHEQLHSPCGQAAVPNVSQTCRICHKAFANVYRLQRHMISHDESALLRKFKCKECDKAFKFKHHLKEHVRIHSGEKPFGCDNCGKRFSHSGSFSSHMTSKKCISMGLKLNNNRALLKRLEKSPGSGSSGSRRSPSDHGNGKLPEQPSLPGLPNPMIYFASDAQGQGGNAPPALFPPFHPTNYINAALMSFPNNFIAAAAGLDPRVHPYSIQRLLQLSAAGHQQQREEEREEQQQQQQEEEETPDEPKLVMDIDEPEAKEMVPTPGAAEEDTSIKREEIREASPAPESYLPSSQAIKQEQEPVNVTEEPQINLEEPPQAEQPADLRCSRCSKQFNHPTELVQHEKVLCGLIKEELEQHFQQQQQANSFALASASEEDDEDEEMEEEPRQESGERKVRVRTAINEEQQQQLKQHYSLNSRPSRDEFRMIAARLQLDPRVVQVWFQNNRSRERKMQSFQSNQGATPSAANESQTSLTREDQPLDLSVKRDPLTPKSESSPPYIAPPSGDALNPEAINLSRKFSTSASMSPASISPSSAAALYFGAAPPPSPPNSQLDATPRSGQPFPGLNPYMLPMPLPMEALFKMRPGGEYAPNHPLMNSIKLPDYRGTSLSPGGSEKRSWRDDDSRISHEDEFGGGVLMPPKPRRGKAETHGHAGDPDLPYVCDQCEKAFAKQSSLARHKYEHSGQRPYQCMDCPKAFKHKHHLTEHKRLHSGEKPFQCSKCLKRFSHSGSYSQHMNHRYSYCKPYRE from the exons ATGTTGTCCTGTTTGGCGCCGTCGTCTTCACGTTTCGGCCAAGAGGATACCATCATTCAGCAGAGCATGCCATCCACCACCGCCTTCACCATGCAGT TTCCCTCGCTGGCCTCCACTTTGCTCCACCACAACCAGTCGCCGAAGCACAGCAATCCGGGATCCACTGGGATCCAGGATGCCCATCCCAACCAGCCAGGTGCGGCTGCAGATGCCTTTTTGGTCAAGTGCACCCAGTGCCACAAGCGATTCACAGAGTTTCAG TCCCTCAGCGAGCACATTGCCAGTGAGCATCCCCACGACAAGCTGAACTGCGGAGCTGCTCAGCCGGAAAGCGATGCCGAGGATGAGCAGAGCAACATAAGCGGTAGCAGTAGGCGGTACACCAAGTCTCCGGtgaccagcagcaacaacaacaacaacattggcaacagcaacaaccagtcgagcaacaacaacaacagcgagCTGGCCAAGAACCACAATAATACCAATAAAATGTCGCCCATGTGCTCACCTGGATCGCTGACCCCTGGCGACCTGTTCGCCCAGCTGCAACACCCGCCGCCCCAGTTGCCACCCCACCTGCACGCCCAGTTCATGGCCGCCGCCGCCTCCCTGGCCATGCAATCCGCCCGATCCGCCAGTTCGCCCaaccagcaacaccagcagcaacagcagcagcaacagcaactgcaacagcagcaacaccagcagctgCAACACCAACAGATGGCCATGCAGCAACTGCTGCCACCGCAACTGCCGCccggcagcaacagcagtgtGGGCAGCAACTCCGCCTACGACCTGGATCTCAGTGCCCCACGGTCCACCTCGAGTCCGGGCTCCACCACCGGGGATCTGAGTGGGTCCTATCCCTGCATGCAGTGCACCGCCTCCTTCGCCAGTCGCGAGCAACTCGAGCAGCACGAGCAACTCCACTCGCCCTGCGGACAGGCGGCGGTCCCCAATGTCTCTCAG ACCTGCCGGATCTGCCACAAGGCCTTCGCGAATGTGTACCGCCTCCAGAGGCACATGATCAGTCACGATGAGAGCGCGCTCCTGCGGAAGTTCAAGTGCAAGGAGTGCGACAAGGCCTTCAAGTTCAAGCACCACCTAAAGGAGCACGTGCGGATCCACTCCGGCGAGAAGCCGTTTGGCTGCGACAACTGCGGCAAGCGGTTCTCGCACTCGGGCAGCTTCTCCTCGCACATGACTTCCAAGAAGTGCATCAGCATGGGCCTGAAGCTGAACAACAATCGTGCTTTGCTGAAGCGGCTGGAGAAGAGTCCCGGCTCGGGGTCGTCGGGATCCCGCCGTTCGCCCTCCGATCACGGCAACGGAAAGCTGCCGGAGCAGCCTTCGCTGCCGGGATTGCCCAATCCCATGATCTATTTTGCCAGCGATGCCCAGGGTCAAGGTGGAAATGCGCCACCTGCGCTCTTCCCACCTTTCCACCCCACGAACTACATAAACGCTGCCCTCATGTCCTTCCCCAACAACTTTATTGCAGCAGCAGCCGGCCTGGACCCTCGGGTTCATCCCTACAGCATCCAGAGATTGCTGCAACTCTCGGCAGCTGGTCACCAGCAGCAGAGGGAGGAGGAGCgagaggagcagcagcagcagcagcaggaggaggaggagaccCCCGATGAGCCCAAGCTGGTGATGGACATCGATGAGCCGGAGGCCAAAGAAATGGTTCCCACGCCAGGTGCCGCGGAGGAAGACACATCCATCAAGCGGGAGGAGATTAGGGAAGCCTCTCCCGCTCCAGAGAGCTATCTGCCTTCCTCCCAGGCCATCAAACAGGAGCAGGAGCCCGTGAATGTCACAGAAGAACCTCAAATCAACCTGGAAGAACCCCCCCAGGCAGAGCAACCCGCTGATCTGCGCTGCAGTCGCTGCTCCAAGCAGTTCAATCATCCCACAGAGCTGGTGCAACACGAGAAGGTCCTCTGTGGTTTGATCAAGGAGGAGTTGGAGCAACAtttccagcagcagcagcaggcaaACTCTTTCGCCTTGGCCTCCGCCAGCGAAGAAgacgacgaggacgaggagaTGGAAGAGGAACCCAGGCAGGAGAGTGGCGAGCGCAAGGTCCGTGTGCGTACGGCCATTAacgaggagcagcagcagcagttgaAGCAGCACTACTCCCTCAACTCACGACCCAGTCGCGATGAGTTCCGAATGATCGCTGCCCGCCTGCAGCTAGATCCACGGGTGGTTCAAGTCTGGTTCCAAAACAATCGCTCCAGGGAGCGCAAAATGCAAAGCTTCCAGAGCAACCAAGGCGCCACACCATCGGCGGCCAATGAGTCGCAGACGTCGTTAACCCGTGAGGATCAGCCTCTGGATTTGTCCGTGAAGAGAGATCCCCTCACACCCAAAAGTGAGAGCTCGCCTCCGTACATAGCTCCTCCGTCGGGAGATGCCCTAAATCCAGAAGCCATTAACTTGAGCAGGAAGTTCTCCACATCGGCATCGATGTCACCAGCCTCGATTTCACCCTCATCCGCGGCAGCCTTGTATTTTGGAGCTGCCCCGCCGCCTTCGCCGCCGAACAGTCAACTGGATGCCACTCCTCGGAGCGGCCAGCCCTTCCCGGGATTGAACCCCTACATGCTGCCCATGCCGCTGCCCATGGAGGCGCTGTTCAAAATGCGTCCGGGTGGCGAGTACGCTCCGAACCATCCCCTGATGAACAGTATTAAGCTGCCCGACTACCGGGGAACCAGTCTGAGTCCCGGAGGATCGGAGAAGCGATCGTGGCGGGACGACGACTCGCGCATCTCGCACGAGGATGAGTTCGGGGGCGGTGTGCTGATGCCGCCGAAGCCCAGGCGCGGCAAGGCGGAGACCCACGGGCACGCAGGTGATCCCGACCTGCCCTACGTGTGCGATCAGTGCGAAAAGGCCTTCGCCAAGCAGAGTTCGCTGGCGCGACACAAATACGAGCATTCCG GTCAACGACCCTACCAGTGCATGGACTGCCCGAAGGCCTTCAAGCACAAGCACCACCTCACGGAGCACAAGCGTCTGCACAGCGGCGAGAAGCCCTTCCAGTGCTCCAAGTGCCTGAAGCGATTCTCGCACTCGGGCAGCTACAGCCAGCACATGAACCACCGGTACTCCTACTGCAAGCCCTACAGGGAATAG
- the LOC119554260 gene encoding endothelin-converting enzyme 1-like, with protein METKSEKQNVDSRKLSINETDVQIGPVKEVPNKQNKTSYSENEFPKSYANLMKSYMNLSVDPCNDFYEYACGNYRHNGPDPFTKQKMAKIEYLLERKDLAESLKVSRDLRVAQRFYSACLRADLQSFPANDPHYLRLIQSIGGFPAVDDASWNASNFNCFNMSEQLSKYGAKGLVDMLTYEIYELGFDSIVTKSNIANTTYQLNVERMRKYLRSFKLQEVKTKEVIDGVFAFWRQATKLYNNQNEESLKKIGEVCDQHREAVANYLAMKLLYTFDAKLNANQPQGDYCAAKLQESMPILFYKLYLGDLYRIFSEKINKDTGDIIGELGKSLEITLEKADRRELDRLKRTQEEVLQIVTQGLNNFLIDHFISRTSSIEDRIYDDSYAAYDINLRHHDELGVLMHAVTFLEPPYYHPSWPVSMKFGALGGLLLRVFYLSDGKDAWEYKERVKCFEDYFNKLRILDDNERDGKEIDYFGGLRLAFSAYQNHLSHLLEDPTQQRVNEKVPGLDLLPDQLFFLGSTQLICFYSKHARSHALASLTSNEDFFKAFNCPMGSGMRPAKTCPLW; from the exons ATGGAGACCAAAAGTGAAAAACAGAATGTGGATTCCAGAAAGCTCTCCATAAATGAGACGGATGTCCAAATCGGTCCTGTGAAAGAAGTACCGAACAAGCAGAATAAGACTTCGTATTCAGAAAATGAATTTCCAAAGTCCTATGCGAATCTCATGAAGTCCTATATGAACTTGAGTGTAGATCCCTGTAACGACTTCTACGAGTACGCCTGCGGAAACTATCGACACAACGGCCCAGATCCTTTTACGAAACAAAAGATGGCCaaaattgaatatttattggAAAGGAAGGATCTGGCAGAGTCTCTCAAGGTGTCCAGAGATCTTAGGGTGGCCCAAAGATTCTACAGCGCCTGTCTTAGGGCAGATCTCCAATCCTTTCCTGCCAATGATCCACATTACCTCAGGCTCATTCAGTCGATCGGGGGTTTTCCTGCCGTCGATGATGCCTCCTGGAATGCCTCTAACTTCAACTGCTTCAACATGAGCGAACAATTGAGCAAATACGGGGCAAAGGGACTGGTTGACATGTTAACCTATGAAATTTACGAACTGGGCTTTGACTCCATCGTTACAAAAAGTAACATTGCGAATACCACCTACCAACTCAACGTGGAGCGCATGCGCAAATACTTAAGATCCTTTAAATTGCAAGAGGTTAAAACTAAAGAGGTTATCGACGGGGTGTTTGCATTCTGGCGTCAGGCGACAAAGCTCTACAATAACCAGAATGAAGAGTCCCTGAAGAAGATAGGAGAGGTGTGTGACCAGCATCGCGAGGCTGTGGCCAATTATCTAGCCATGAAGCTCCTGTACACCTTCGACGCCAAGCTGAATGCCAACCAACCACAAGGAGATTATTGCGCTGCAAAACTACAGGAATCCATGCCAATCCTCTTCTACAAACTCTATTTGGGG GACCTTTACAGGATCTTTTCTGAGAAAATAAATAAGGATACGGGGGATATAATAGGGGAATTGGGGAAGAGCCTGGAAATAACCCTGGAAAAAGCTGACCGGAGAGAACTGGACCGTCTAAAGAGAACACAGGAAGAAGTATTACAAATAGTGACACAAGGACTTAACAACTTCTTGATAGATCACTTTATTTCGAGGACTAGCAGCATTGAAGATAGAATATACGACGATAGTTACGCTGCGTACGATATCAATCTTCGACACC ATGATGAGTTGGGGGTTCTCATGCATGCGGTCACGTTCTTGGAACCACCCTATTACCACCCCTCTTGGCCGGTCTCAATGAAATTCGGCGCCTTGGGCGGTTTGCTTTTACGCGTGTTCTACTTATCGGATGGAAAAGATGCTTGGGAATACAAAGAGCGCGTCAAATGCTTCGAGGATTACTTCAATAAGTTGCGGATTTTGGATGACAATGAGAGGGACGGCAAGGAAATCGACTACTTTGGTGGATTGCGTCTGGCATTTTCTGCCTACCAAAACCACTTAAGCCACTTACTGGAAGATCCTACGCAGCAGAGGGTCAACGAGAAGGTGCCAGGACTCGACCTGCTGCCGGATCAGCTCTTCTTTCTGGGATCCACTCAGCTGATTTGCTTCTATTCGAAGCATGCCAGGTCCCATGCTCTGGCTTCCTTAACGAGCAACGAAGACTTCTTCAAGGCCTTCAACTGTCCTATGGGATCTGGAATGCGTCCAGCCAAAACTTGCCCCCTGTGGTAG
- the LOC119548750 gene encoding serine/threonine-protein kinase Warts: MHPAGEKRGGRPNANKYTAEALESIKQDLTRFEVQNNHRNNQNYTPLRYTATNGRNDALTPDYHHAKPPMEPPPSASPSPDVVIPPPPAIVGQPGSISGSISVSGVGVGVGVGVGVANGRVPKMMTTLLPNKLIRKPSIERDTASSHYLRCSPALDSGAGSSRSDSPHSHHTHQPSSRTVGNPGGNGGFSPSPSGFSEVAPPAPPPRNRNSPVITQNGLKNPQQQLTQQMKSLNLYPGGGSGSVVVEPPPPYLIQGGAGGGGGAPPPPPPSYTASMQSRQSPTQSQQSDYRKSPSSGIYSATSAGSPSPITVSLPPAPLAKPQPRVYQARSQQPIIMQSVKSTQVQKPVLQTAVAPQSPSSASASNSPVHVLSAPPSYPQKSAAVVQQQQQAAAAAQQQQHQHQQSKPPTPTTPPLVGLSSKPNCLEPPSYAKSMQAKAATVVQQQHQVQQQQVQQQQQQHHQQQQQQQLQALRVLQAQAQREREQRERERDQQKLTNGNPSRQLPPPPPYQSNNNSSEIKPPSCNNNNVQISNSNLATTPPIPPAKYNNNSSNTGANSSGGSNGSTSTTASSSTSCKKIKHASPIPERKKISKEKEEERKEFRIRQYSPQAFKFFMEQHIENVIKSYRQRTYRKNQLEKEMLKVGLPDQTQIEMRKMLNQKESNYIRLKRAKMDKSMFIKLKPIGVGAFGEVTLVRKIDTSNHLYAMKTLRKADVLKRNQVAHVKAERDILAEADNNWVVKLYYSFQDKDNLYFVMDYIPGGDLMSLLIKLGIFQEELARFYIAEVTCAVDSVHKMGFIHRDIKPDNILIDRDGHIKLTDFGLCTGFRWTHNSKYYQENGNHSRQDSMEPWEEYSENGPKPTVLERRRMRDHQRVLAHSLVGTPNYIAPEVLERSGYTQLCDYWSVGVILYEMLVGQPPFLANSPLETQQKVINWEKTLHIPPQAELSRDATDLIRRLCASADKRLGKSVDEVKGHDFFKGIDFADMRKQKAPYIPEIKHPTDTSNFDPVDPEKLRSNDSNMSSGDDIDLNDRPFHGFFEFTFRRFFDDKQPPDMTDDQAPVYV, encoded by the exons ATGCATCCAGCGGGCGAAAAAAGGGGCGGTCGCCCCAATGCCAATAAATACACAGCGGAAGCCCTCGAGAGCATCAAGCAGGACCTAACCCGATTCGAAGTACAAAATAaccataggaataatcag AATTACACACCACTGCGATATACGGCGACCAACGGACGCAACGATGCACTTACTCCGGACTATCACCACGCCAAGCCGCCGATGGAGCCGCCGCCCTCCGCGTCGCCCTCGCCGGACGTGGTCATCCCGCCGCCCCCCGCCATCGTAGGTCAGCCCGGTTCCATATCCGGTTCCATATCCGTATCCGGAGTGGGCGTTGGTGTGGGCGtgggagtgggcgtggcgaacGGACGAGTGCCAAAGATGATGACGACTCTGCTGCCAAACAAACTGATACGGAAACCGAGCATCGAGAGGGACACGGCGAGCAGTCATTACCTGCGCTGCAGCCCGGCCTTGGATTCCGGAGCCGGAAGTTCCCGGTCGGACAGCCCCCACTCGCACCACACCCACCAGCCGAGCTCGCGGACGGTTGGGAATCCCGGCGGAAATGGGGGCTTTTCCCCCTCGCCAAGTGGATTCAGCGAGGTGGCACCACCGGCGCCGCCACCACGCAATCGCAACTCACCTGTAATAACCCAAAACGGGCTGAAAAACCCACAGCAGCAGTTGACGCAGCAGATGAAGTCCCTGAATCTGTATCCTGGCGGCGGAAGTGGTTCTGTGGTGGTGGAGCCGCCACCGCCCTACCTAATTCAAGGTGGAgccggcggaggaggaggagcaccGCCGCCACCACCGCCCAGTTACACGGCCTCCATGCAGTCGCGGCAATCGCCCACGCAGTCCCAGCAGTCTGATTACAGGAAGTCCCCCAGCAGTGGGATATACTCGGCCACCTCGGCAGGATCGCCGAGTCCCATCACCGTGTCCTTGCCACCGGCGCCGCTGGCGAAGCCGCAGCCACGCGTCTACCAGGCCAGGAGCCAGCAGCCGATCATCATGCAGAGTGTGAAGAGCACGCAGGTCCAGAAGCCCGTGCTCCAGACAGCAGTGGCCCCCCAATCCCCCTCGAGTGCCTCGGCCAGCAACTCGCCTGTCCACGTGCTGTCCGCACCACCGTCGTACCCCCAGAAGTCCGCAGCCGtggtgcagcagcagcaacaggcagcggcggcggcgcagcagcagcaacatcaacaccAGCAATCCAAACCACCAACGCCCACGACGCCGCCTCTGGTGGGTCTGAGCAGCAAGCCCAACTGCCTGGAGCCGCCGTCCTATGCCAAGAGCATGCAGGCCAAGGCGGCCACGGtggtgcagcagcaacaccaggtgcagcagcaacaggtgcaacagcaacagcagcaacaccaccagcagcagcagcagcagcaacttcaGGCCCTGCGGGTGCTCCAGGCACAGGCTCAGCGGGAAAGGGAGCAAAGGGAGCGGGAACGGGATCAGCAGAAGCTAACCAATGGCAATCCCAGCCGGCAGTTGCCCCCACCACCGCCGTatcaaagcaacaacaacagcagcgaaATCAAACCACCCAGCTGCAATAACAATAACGTACAAATAAGCAACAGCAATTTGGCGACGACACCGCCCATACCGCCtgctaaatacaacaacaaCTCCTCCAACACGGGAGCAAACAGTTCCGGGGGCAGTAATGGGTCCACCAGCACCACTGCCTCCTCGTCGACGTCCTGCAAGAAGATCAAGCACGCCTCGCCCATCCCGGAGCGCAAGAAGATCTCCAaggagaaggaggaggagCGCAAGGAGTTCCGCATCCGGCAGTATTCCCCGCAAGCCTTCAAGTTCTTCATGGAGCAGCACATCGAGAACGTGATCAAGTCCTATCGCCAGCGAACCTATCGCAAGAATCAGCTGGAAAAGGAGATGCTCAAGGTGGGGCTGCCCGACCAGACGCAGATTGAAATGAGGAAGATGCTGAACCAGAAGGAGAGCAACTACATTCGCTTGAAGCGCGCCAAGATGGACAAGAGCATGTTCATAAAGCTGAAGCCCATTGGCGTGGGTGCCTTTGGGGAGGTGACGCTGGTGCGAAAGATCGACACCTCCAATCACTTGTACGCGATGAAAACCCTGCGGAAAGCCGATGTCCTGAAGAGGAATCAAGTGGCCCATGTGAAGGCCGAGAGGGATATCCTGGCGGAGGCCGATAACAATTGGGTCGTGAAGCTATACTACAGCTTTCAGGACAAGGATAATCTGTACTTTGTGATGGACTACATACCGG GTGGTGATCTGATGTCGCTGCTCATCAAGTTGGGCATTTTCCAGGAGGAGCTGGCCAGATTCTACATCGCCGAGGTCACCTGCGCCGTGGACAGTGTCCACAAAATGGGCTTCATTCATAG AGACATCAAGCCTGACAACATACTCATCGACAGAGACGGACACATAAAGCTCACCGACTTTGGCCTGTGCACGGGATTCCGATGGACGCACAACTCCAAGTACTACCAGGAGAATG GCAACCACTCGCGCCAGGACTCGATGGAACCATGGGAGGAGTACTCGGAGAACGGACCCAAGCCCACCGTGCTGGAGCG GCGGCGGATGCGCGATCACCAAAGAGTCCTGGCCCACTCGCTGGTGGGCACCCCAAACTACATAGCTCCCGAGGTTCTCGAGAGGAGTGGATACACGCAGCTCTGCGACTACTGGAGCGTGGGCGTCATTCTCTACGAGATGTTGGTGGGTCAGCCGCCCTTCCTGGCCAACAGTCCGCTGGAGACGCAACAAAAG GTGATTAACTGGGAGAAAACGCTGCATATACCGCCGCAGGCCGAGTTGTCGCGGGATGCCACGGATCTGATACGGAGACTTTGCGCGTCGGCCGACAAGCGGCTGGGGAAGAGCGTGGACGAGGTCAAGGGCCACGACTTCTTCAAGGGCATCGACTTTGCGGACATGCGGAAGCAGAAGGCGCCCTACATACCGGAGATCAAGCACCCCACGGACACGTCCAACTTCGATCCCGTGGACCCAGAGAAGCTGCGCTCCAACGACTCCAACATGAGCAGCGGCGATGACATCGATCTGAATGACAGGCCCTTCCACGGATTTTTCGAATTTACCTTCAGGCGATTCTTCGACGACAAACAGCCGCCGGATATGACGGACGATCAGGCGCCGGTTTACGTCTGA